The following DNA comes from Micromonospora chokoriensis.
AGACCCCGGTGATCCTCTCGGTGCTGGTCATCGAGGACCTGGCGATGGCCCTGTACCTGCCGCTCGTCACCGCTGTGCTGGCCGGCACGGGTCTGCTCGGCGGCGGGATCGCGCTCACCGTCGCGGTGGGCACGGTGCTGATCGTGCTGGTGGTCGCCATCCGGTACGGCCACCTGATCTCGTCCGCCCTGTCGGCCAAGGACCCGGAGGCGCTGCTGCTCGGCGTACTCGGCCTGACGTTGCTGATCGCGGGCATCGCCGCGTCGCTCCAGGTGTCGGCGGCGGTCGGCGCGTTCCTCGTCGGCATCGCGCTCTCCGGCCCGGTGGCGCACCACGCCACCGAACTGCTCTCCCCACTGCGGGACCTGTTCGCCGCCGTGTTCTTCGTCTTCTTCGGCCTGACCACCGACCCGCAGGACATCCCGCCGGTGCTGCTGCCGGCGCTCGCGCTGGCCATCGTCACCATGGGAACGAAGACGCTCACCGGCTACCTCGCGGCTCGCCGGGTCGGCATCGCCGAACCCGGTCGATGGCGGACCGGCCTGGCGCTCGTACCCCGAGGTGAGTTCTCGATCGTCATCGCCGGTCTCGCGGTGGCCGCCGGGAGCGTCGAGCCGCGGTTGGCGGCGTTGGCCGCGACGTACGTCCTGATCACGGTGGTGACCGGACCGATCCTGGCCCGGCTGCCGGACTTCCCGTGGTTCAAGCGGTGGCTGCGCAACCGCGCGGCTGCCCAGCGACAGGTGCCGATGCCGATCCACGACTGACCGCGAACCACCTGGTCCTCGTACGATCGCGCCCGAAGAGAGCGACGCCTTCGTGGTCGAGCAATTGCGCGGTCCGCTCGACGGCGCGGTCGTTGTCCCAATCCACGGGACGGCCACCGGGAGGGGCGAAAAGCCATTCCAGCCCCGTGACGAACTGAGCCTCGGCACCTCACTGGAACTGTCGAACGTGGATTGCCATAGGAGCATCATCGATCGCTCTGTCGATGCGGGGGACCCGCCCATGCCAACGGTTGCGGAATTGCTCCCCACGGGGACTACCGCAGCACCCGGCGGCGGGTTACCGTTTCGCCCCAGCAGCCAGGTTCCGCAGGCAGCGTTGCCACCCGCGGGCCAGAGCGGAAGGTTGGCCGGTGAGCGTGCAGGAGTCGACGTTCCACGGCTTCGCGAACCCCGTCGATCCGAGCCCGGCGGAGTTGCGAGCTTGGGCGTACAAGCCCGATTCGGTGCCGTTGGCCTCGATGCCACCCGACTGGGACCTACTGGTATCCGGTGACCGACTGGTCCTGACGCTCTTCGAGTTAGCCATGGATCCGACCTGCCCGGCGCGTCGTTTCGCGTTGCACTGTCTCTACATCTACGCGGCCGACGGCATCCGGACGAACTTCCGCGCCCACCCCAAGCGCCGCTTCCGCAAACTCGTGGAACAGGCCGAGCGGGACGGCGACGAACTGATGAGGGTCTGGGCGCACAACGGCCGCGTGCTGTTGGCCCGGCCGGACCTCTTCGTCTATCGCGACTGGTGCGAAGGCGGCCTGGTCCGCGAGAACCGCCGCCTCGGCTGAGGCTCGGCTGCTCGTCAGCGGCGATGGTGCTGTCTGCGCCACTGTCGAGCTGATGTCGCAAACGATTCACGGGCTGCGGGGCCCTGAGCAACCGGGCTTCGCAACACCGTGGTGATGCCGTAAACGATTCAGCTCGAAAGGCTCGCTGCGGGATCTCCGCCTGCCATCGCGAGCGTCCCGGCCCGCGCCCCGCACGGGAACGGGCCGGGACCCCGCGCCGAGACCACCGGCGTCCCGGCCCGCACGTGAACGGGCCGGGACCCCCCGCCGAGACCACCGGCGTCCCGGCCCGCACGTGAACGGGCCGGGACCCCCCGCCGAGACCACCGGCGTCCCGGCCCGCACGTGAACGGGCCGGGACCCCCCGCCGAGACCACCGGCGTCCCGGCCCGCACGTGAACGGGCCGGGACCCCCCGCCGAGACCACCGGCGTCCCGGCCCGCACGTGAACGGGCCGGGACCCCCCGCCGAGACCACCGGCGTCCCGGCCCGCACGTGAACGTGAACGGGCCGGGACCCCCCGCCGAGACCACCGGCGTCCCGGCCCGCACGTGAACGTGAACGGGCCGGGACCCCCCGTGGGTCCCGGCCCGTACGTTGGTTGCCGATCAGTCCTGCTTCTGTTCCTTCTCAGGTCGACTCCGGTCGCCCGGTTCGGCGAACCTGCCGCCGACGACCCGGTCCCGGTAGGTCCCCTTGGTCACCCTGTCGAACTTCTCGCGGACGGTCTCGGCCAGCTCCTCCAACCGGTCTTCCGTCTGCTGGGCCACGTTCTTCGCCGGCTCCGCCATCGCTCCCCCTCGCCATGCCGGTAGGTCCGGATTAATCCGATTGGACCCGCATTGACAGGTTAACCGAAGCGACCCGGGCCGCGCCGGGAAATCCGGTACGGCCCGGGCCGAGGAGGCAGATCCGGGTGAGCGGCGGGTCAGCGACCGGGCGTGCGGCGGGGCCGCCACACCACCAGCGCGGTGGACG
Coding sequences within:
- a CDS encoding cation:proton antiporter; the protein is MHDFTTLLIEVGALLLLLGLLGRVSRRFGLSPIPLYLLAGLAFGHGGLLPLAASEEFFAVGAEIGVILLLVMLGLEYSANELVGNLRSAAPAGLIDGVLNALPGAGFALLLGWDWVAALVLGGITWVSSSGVIAKVLADLGRLGNRETPVILSVLVIEDLAMALYLPLVTAVLAGTGLLGGGIALTVAVGTVLIVLVVAIRYGHLISSALSAKDPEALLLGVLGLTLLIAGIAASLQVSAAVGAFLVGIALSGPVAHHATELLSPLRDLFAAVFFVFFGLTTDPQDIPPVLLPALALAIVTMGTKTLTGYLAARRVGIAEPGRWRTGLALVPRGEFSIVIAGLAVAAGSVEPRLAALAATYVLITVVTGPILARLPDFPWFKRWLRNRAAAQRQVPMPIHD